The proteins below come from a single Anguilla rostrata isolate EN2019 chromosome 3, ASM1855537v3, whole genome shotgun sequence genomic window:
- the LOC135250902 gene encoding LOW QUALITY PROTEIN: hemopexin-like (The sequence of the model RefSeq protein was modified relative to this genomic sequence to represent the inferred CDS: substituted 1 base at 1 genomic stop codon): MRLLARSLCLLLCLALSCATPVQQEIMMADHHEGHHDALPDRCEGIEFDAIAPDEKGTIYFFKGHYLWRGFRGPAELSNGTFKEMDDDHHLGHVDAAFRMHSGDDPEDHSHDHTFFFLNEKVLSYYNHTLEPDYLKDIXDVFPGIPDHLDAAVECPKGECKTDSVIFFKGDKLYYYDIKNHTVEEKQWPHLPHCTAALRWLNRYYCFHGHNFTRFHPLTGHVEPRYPKTTHYYFTKCKEGHSSDTVNCTDPHLDGVASDGKGKIYAFRGEMYSHLDSDHHGWYSFSIDANWKEVHGDVDAVFFHDGKLYIIKDDSVYIYKKEAPYALVEGYPKPLKEELGIEGHVDAAFVCPNEHTVHVIQGQHMKDIDLSATPRNVTKDIPHPFPRIDAAACCPHGVRVYVGTEYFEYKSPTLMAMSKMQPEAHKVPMEMLGC; encoded by the exons GCAACAGGAGATCATGATGGCGG ACCACCATGAGGGCCACCATGATGCCCTGCCTGACCGCTGCGAAGGCATCGAGTTTGACGCCATTGCCCCTGACGAGAAAGGCACCATCTACTTCTTCAAAG GTCACTACCTGTGGAGGGGCTTCCGAGGACCTGCTGAGCTCTCCAATGGGACCTTCAAGGAAATGGACGACGACCATCACCTCGGGCATGTGGACGCAGCCTTCCGCATGCACAGTGGGGATGACCCCGAAGACCATAGCCATGACCACACGTTCTTCTTCCTG AATGAAAAGGTCCTCAGTTACTACAACCACACCCTGGAACCAGACTACTTGAAAGATATCTAGGATGTGTTCCCCGGGATTCCCGACCACCTGGATGCTGCCGTCGAGTGCCCCAAAGGGGAGTGTAAAACAGACTCAGTCATCTTCTTCAAGG GAGACAAATTGTACTACTACGATATTAAAAACCATACAGTGGAGGAGAAGCAGTGGCCTCACCTGCCGCACTGCACCGCCGCACTTCGTTGGCTGAACCGCTACTACTGTTTCCATGGACACAACTTCACCAGGTTCCACCCATTAACAGGACACGTGGAACCGCGATACCCCAAGACTACCCATTACTACTTCACCAAGTGCAAGGAGG GCCATAGTAGCGACACTGTAAATTGCACTGACCCTCACCTGGATGGCGTCGCTTCGGATGGCAAAGGAAAAATTTATGCCTTCAGAG GTGAAATGTATTCGCATCTGGACTCCGATCACCATGGTTGGTACTCCTTCTCCATCGATGCCAACTGGAAGGAGGTGCACGGCGATGTGGATGCAGTCTTCTTCCATGATGGAAAGCTATATATAATCAAG GATGATTcagtttacatttacaaaaaggAAGCACCGTACGCTCTTGTTGAGGGGTACCCCAAACCCCTGAAGGAGGAGTTGGGGATTGAAGGCCACGTGGATGCTGCTTTTGTCTGTCCAAATGAGCACACTGTGCACGTCATACAAG GGCAACATATGAAGGATATTGACCTGTCAGCCACCCCACGGAATGTGACTAAGGACATTCCCCATCCATTCCCTAGAATTGATGCAGCTGCATGCTGTCCCCATGGGGTTAGGGTGTATGTGGGAACAGAGTACTTTGAGTATAAGAGCCCCACGCTCATGGCCATGAGCAAAATGCAACCAGAAGCCCACAAAGTACCTATGGAAATGCTAGGGTGCTGA
- the LOC135250904 gene encoding interferon-induced GTP-binding protein Mx3-like: protein MALLPIKHTQLPLGPTEKHRLSKQTTSSNGFFKLMDGSPKVQEDAWSAVEECQQMEGVFHSHLDEKVRPYIDLIDSLRVIGIEKDLALPAIAVIGDQSSGKSSVLEALSGVALPRGTGIVTRCPLELKLRKLRGGIHWRASISYRDEFIQFDDPSLVEGYVAEAQDKLAGVGVGISDELITLEISSPDVCDLTLIDLPGIARVPVKGQPDDIGDQIKSLILNLINKTETIILVVVPCNVDIATTEALKMAQEVDPEGKRTLAILTKPDLVDKGTEKIILDIIQNQVIPLSKGYIIVKCRGQKQIDARISLSDATRMERDFFRHHEYFSGLLYEEKATTQCLATKLTQDLVDHIKKSLPLISEQIKKQLWDTKKELSLCLSGPPLEPQERKSYLIDILTQFNGIINRLSTGEVVQHDNLFIQLRSEFEKWKEHLDGSKETFHRTVQEVVMEYDLKHRRRELAGFNNYSVFEMVVQRLVVELKRPAINTMKIIRDMVQQQFTDVAKTSFMNYPFLQCVSLNKIDNIQSTQESLVQERILEQFEMEQLVYTQDGIYYKSLNECKAAGGEKASDDNCADWDSRSNYPDMLKAYYEIVVQRLADQVPMLIRYFLLKESGRMLCREMLNLMDGSNVNEILREESEVSRKRIDMQNRLERLTLAQKKISNFF from the exons ATGGCTCTGCTCCCTATAAAACACACTCAACTTCCTCTTGGCCCCACTGAGAAGCATAGGCTGTCAAAACAGACAACTTCATCTAACGGG ttttttaaattaatggaCGGTTCTCCAAAAGTACAAGAAGATGCCTGGAGTGCTGTGGAAGAGTG TCAGCAGATGGAAGGAGTATTCCACAGCCACCTGGATGAAAAGGTGCGGCCTTACATAGACCTGATTGACTCCCTCAGAGTGATCGGCATTGAGAAAGACCTGGCCTTGCCCGCCATCGCTGTGATTGGAGACCAGAGCTCTGGCAAGAGCTCTGTACTGGAGGCCCTGTCTGGGGTGGCACTGCCCAGAGGGACcg GAATTGTGACCCGCTGTCCTCTTGAGCTAAAGCTGAGGAAGCTGAGAGGAGGAATCCACTGGAGGGCCTCCATCTCCTACAGAGACGAGTTCATCCAGTTTGATGACCCATCACTGGTGGAAGGCTATGTGGCTGAGG CGCAGGACAAGCTGGCTGGAGTAGGGGTGGGAATCAGTGATGAGCTGATCACTTTGGAGATCAGCTCTCCTGATGTGTGTGATCTCACCCTCATTGATCTACCTGGAATTGCCAGGGTTCCTGTTAAAGGTCAACCAGATGACATCGGGGATCAG aTTAAAAGTCTCATcctgaatttaattaataagACTGAAACCATTATTTTAGTTGTGGTTCCATGTAATGTTGACATAGCAACAACAGAAGCTTTGAAGATGGCACAGGAAGTTGATCCTGAGGGGAAAAGGACTCTGG CAATCCTGACCAAGCCAGACCTGGTTGATAAAGGGACAGAGAAGATTATTCTTGATATTATTCAAAACCAAGTGATCCCTCTCAGCAAGGGCTACATCATTGTGAAGTGCCGTGGCCAGAAGCAGATCGATGCCAGGATCTCCCTGTCTGATGCCACCAGAATGGAGAGAGATTTCTTTAGGCACCATGAGTACTTCAG TGGCCTTCTGTATGAGGAGAAAGCCACCACACAGTGTCTTGCCACAAAACTGACTCAGGACCTTGTTGACCACATCAAA AAATCCCTTCCTCTCATATCTGAGCAAATTAAGAAACAGCTGTGGGACACCAAGAAAGAGCTGAGTCTGTGTTTGAGTGGGCCACCTCTGGAACCTCAAGAGAGGAAGAGCTACCTCATCGAT ATACTAACACAGTTCAACGGCATAATAAACCGGTTGTCCACAGGGGAGGTTGTCCAACATGACAACCTATTCATCCAGCTGCGATCTGAATTTGAAAAGTGGAAAGAACACCTGGATGGCAGCAAAGAAACAT TTCACAGAACAGTGCAGGAAGTTGTAATGGAGTACGATCTGAAACACAGAAGGCGTGAGCTGGCAGGGTTTAACAACTACAGCGTGTTTGAGATGGTCGTCCAGAGGCTGGTGGTGGAGCTGAAGAGGCCAGCCATAAACACGATGAAGATCATCCGTG ATATGGTCCAGCAGCAGTTTACCGACGTGGCTAAAACCTCCTTCATGAATTATCCTTTTCTTCAGTGTGTTTCATTG AACAAGATAGATAACATCCAATCAACACAGGAGTCCCTGGTACAGGAGAGGATCTTGGAACAATTTGAAATGGAGCAGCTAGTGTACACACAGGACGGCATCTACTACAAAAGCCTGAATGAATGCAAGGCTGCAGGCGGGGAGAAGGCTTCTGATGATAACTGTGCAGACTGGGATAGCAGGTCCAACTACCCAGACATGCTCAAAGCCTACTATGAG ATTGTTGTCCAGCGGCTGGCTGACCAGGTGCCGATGCTGATCCGCTACTTCCTGCTGAAGGAGTCGGGCCGGATGTTGTGCAGGGAGATGCTTAACCTGATGGATGGAAGTAATGTAAATGAGATCCTGCGCGAGGAGTCGGAAGTCAGCCGCAAGAGGATCGACATGCAGAACCGCCTGGAGCGCCTCACGCTGGCCCAGAAAAAGATCAGCAATTTCTTCTGA